The Oncorhynchus gorbuscha isolate QuinsamMale2020 ecotype Even-year unplaced genomic scaffold, OgorEven_v1.0 Un_scaffold_1315, whole genome shotgun sequence genome contains a region encoding:
- the LOC124022285 gene encoding C-type mannose receptor 2-like, whose translation MKRSTALLRLLSVSGLCYLTLSISPPQYHYISLQMNYSQAQTYCRDMYTDLATIYNSGDLDRLVQLVPNGTASVWIGLEFGDEFEWHWSLPDQRKIAFFNWRAAEPKQNNTQDSCAAMDPNGQWFEDNCQIKRGFVCFDGKNASNSHIFIDDSKTWREAQDHCRGTYTDLASIRSREENHHVQNMSLSQSMWIGLFKDPWKWSDGSNSSYRFWKTNQTNNFRGDQNCTSLILNDNKWNVQWCNISWGLSAMVK comes from the exons ATGAAGAGGAGCACTGCACTGTTGCGTCTCCTGTCAGTCTCAG GACTGTGTTACCTGACTCTCAGTATCTCCCCTCCTCAGTATCACTATATTAGCCTTCAAATGAATTATAGCCAAGCCCAGACTTACTGTAGAGACATGTACACTGACTTGGCAACCATCTACAACTCAGGGGATCTGGATAGACTTGTACAATTGGTACCGAATGGTACAGCCAGTGTCTGGATAGGACTGGAGTTTGGAGATGAATTTGAGTGGCACTGGTCATTACCAGATCAGAGAAAGATTGCGTTTTTCAACTGGAGGGCAGCAGAGCCGAAACAAAACAATACTCAAGACAGCTGTGCTGCAATGGATCCAAACGGACAGTGGTTTGAGGATAATTGCCAAATCAAAAGAGGTTTTGTTTGCTTTGATG GGAAAAACGCTAGTAACAGTCACATCTTCATTGATGACAGCAAGACTTGGAGAGAGGCTCAAGACCACTGCCGGGGTACGTACACAGACCTGGCCAGCATACGGTCCAGAGAGGAAAACCATCACGTCCAGAACATGTCACTGTCCCAGAGCATGTGGATTGGTCTCTTCAAAGACccatggaagtggtcagatgggAGCAACTCCTCATACCGCTTCTGGAAGACCAATCAGACTAACAACTTCAGAGGGGACCAGAACTGTACTTCTCTTATACTCAACGATAACAAGTGGAATGTCCAGTGGTGCAACATCAGTTGGGGTTTGTCTGCCATGGTG AAATGA